Proteins from a genomic interval of Clostridium scatologenes:
- a CDS encoding ABC transporter permease — protein MNSLSNLSRKNLKVNKLKNVLVIIAIMLSTCLIATIGILSYSIQQMEVKQIAAQTGDLHVEYENVSEKQIEMLKNNKKLTSVNEYIGLGFNSKYIPYSIEMCYVDKSTGDATDYFRLKEGKWPEKENDIAMPKWMLEKMGVKPKIGEKVNLSYSQENNEYKYEGKGEFVLCGILEDSELMRTELYKAIAVVSKNYILKNVKSEYRFNQVTAKVKGRNISNTAYEVGHSVGLSDKNISVNKMYINALGLSKDVLIPAGIAGVVVVLATVLVIYNIFYISIKERITQFGLLSALGATKKQIKRIIFREGLMLALIGIPGGIILGHLLSLLIIPLIPLNVKLTLETSPYIVILSAFVSLVTVAISLRKPSKIAAKVSPIEAIRYSGVELNSKKKERKSKGIITLRRLAYLNLWRSKKRTITTIVSMSLTGILFIVFFSMFSSLKNNQDNHVTSDFELTSSRLTLHGRDDGSDPLNKYVLSKVKAIKGIEKINILKHEQLFTADKRILNKVNNEVKSDDTKNFSYINCDFFGFDDSMLEELKNNLLQGEISKESLKNKDEVVMVNYNKDNHTTGNPLKVGDKITLEDKNENNSIKREFTISAIVSYNTRWLGYIAVGPQFITHEAAYSKILNDNRIGKLCIDINNESYSNVKKSLESISKENDNAIFFDRKEYKQKQDLEYKGMGLAAVSLISIIGLIGILNSINTMFTSIMARKKEFGMMEAVGLSSTQLRKLLQIEGLYYSGISIIVSVILGISLSYVLYLNMEFAKSSGYKLPFMPVILVVMALVCIQGVITYIGERSLRKESVIDRVRYNE, from the coding sequence ATGAATAGTTTATCAAACCTTTCAAGAAAAAATTTAAAAGTAAATAAGTTAAAAAATGTACTAGTTATTATAGCTATAATGCTGTCTACCTGCTTAATAGCTACAATAGGTATTTTATCTTACAGTATTCAGCAAATGGAAGTAAAACAAATTGCAGCTCAAACTGGTGATTTGCATGTTGAGTATGAGAATGTCAGTGAAAAGCAGATTGAAATGCTAAAAAACAATAAGAAGCTTACCTCGGTAAATGAATATATAGGGTTAGGATTCAATAGTAAGTATATACCTTATTCAATTGAAATGTGTTATGTAGATAAGTCTACAGGAGATGCAACCGATTATTTCAGATTGAAGGAAGGTAAGTGGCCTGAAAAAGAAAATGATATAGCTATGCCTAAATGGATGCTGGAAAAGATGGGTGTTAAACCCAAAATAGGAGAGAAGGTTAATCTTTCTTATAGTCAGGAAAATAACGAATATAAATATGAAGGCAAAGGAGAATTTGTTCTTTGTGGAATTTTAGAAGATAGTGAACTTATGAGAACAGAGCTATATAAAGCAATAGCTGTAGTTTCAAAAAATTATATTTTAAAAAATGTAAAATCTGAATACAGATTTAATCAAGTAACTGCAAAGGTAAAGGGAAGAAACATTTCAAATACTGCTTATGAAGTAGGGCATAGTGTAGGACTTAGTGACAAAAATATAAGTGTAAATAAAATGTATATAAATGCATTAGGACTATCTAAAGATGTTCTTATACCTGCAGGTATTGCCGGAGTTGTAGTAGTGCTGGCAACAGTACTTGTAATATATAATATTTTTTACATTTCCATTAAAGAGAGAATAACTCAGTTTGGATTATTATCCGCTTTAGGAGCAACTAAGAAACAGATCAAAAGGATTATATTTAGGGAAGGATTGATGTTGGCACTTATAGGAATTCCTGGAGGTATTATTTTAGGACATCTTTTAAGCTTGCTTATAATACCTTTGATTCCTTTAAATGTAAAGCTGACATTAGAAACTTCACCATATATAGTTATATTATCTGCTTTTGTAAGTTTAGTTACAGTAGCAATATCTCTTAGAAAGCCAAGTAAAATTGCAGCTAAAGTATCTCCTATTGAAGCAATCCGGTATAGTGGAGTAGAGTTAAATTCAAAGAAAAAAGAAAGAAAGTCTAAAGGAATAATTACATTAAGAAGGTTAGCTTATTTGAATCTTTGGAGAAGTAAAAAGAGAACCATTACTACTATAGTGTCAATGTCGTTAACAGGGATACTGTTCATAGTGTTTTTTTCAATGTTTTCTAGTTTAAAGAACAATCAAGATAATCATGTAACTAGTGACTTTGAGCTAACTTCATCTAGATTAACTCTTCACGGCAGGGATGATGGCAGTGATCCTTTAAATAAGTATGTATTAAGTAAAGTAAAGGCAATAAAGGGAATTGAAAAAATAAATATACTTAAGCATGAACAGCTTTTTACAGCAGATAAGAGGATACTAAATAAAGTTAATAATGAAGTTAAAAGTGATGATACGAAAAATTTTTCTTATATAAATTGTGACTTTTTTGGTTTCGATGACTCTATGCTAGAGGAGTTAAAAAACAATCTTTTACAGGGTGAAATTTCTAAAGAAAGTTTAAAAAATAAAGATGAAGTTGTTATGGTAAATTATAATAAAGATAATCACACTACTGGAAATCCTCTTAAAGTTGGAGATAAGATCACATTAGAAGATAAAAATGAAAATAATTCAATAAAAAGAGAATTTACTATATCAGCTATAGTTAGTTATAATACAAGATGGCTTGGCTATATTGCTGTTGGACCACAATTTATAACCCATGAAGCAGCTTATTCAAAGATTCTTAATGATAATAGAATAGGAAAGCTATGTATTGATATTAATAATGAAAGTTATAGTAATGTAAAAAAGAGCTTGGAGAGTATATCAAAGGAAAATGATAATGCCATATTTTTTGATAGAAAAGAGTATAAACAAAAACAGGACTTAGAGTATAAGGGGATGGGACTTGCTGCTGTCAGTTTAATATCCATCATAGGTTTAATAGGAATTTTAAATTCTATAAATACTATGTTTACAAGCATAATGGCAAGGAAAAAAGAATTTGGAATGATGGAAGCTGTAGGACTTTCAAGCACTCAGCTTAGAAAATTGCTGCAAATAGAAGGATTGTATTATTCAGGTATAAGCATAATAGTATCTGTTATTTTAGGAATTTCACTTTCTTATGTGCTTTATTTGAATATGGAATTTGCAAAAAGCAGCGGATATAAATTGCCATTCATGCCTGTAATATTAGTTGTTATGGCACTTGTATGCATTCAAGGTGTCATAACCTATATTGGAGAAAGATCACTTAGAAAAGAATCTGTAATAGATAGAGTTAGATATAATGAATAA
- a CDS encoding ABC transporter ATP-binding protein, producing MEILKTSELKKYYGKGESLVKALDNVNLDINEGEFTAVVGTSGSGKSTLLHLLGGLDRPTAGKVFIDGKDIYSMKDDKLAVFRRRKIGFVFQSFNLIPVLNVWENVVFPIGLDGKEVDEVYIEELMETLGIYNKKNMLTNALSGGQQQRVAIARALSTKPSIILADEPTGNLDSKTGQEVMNLLKLSVKKYHQTLVMITHNDKVAQMADRVIRIEDGKIVGGLRNE from the coding sequence ATGGAAATATTAAAGACAAGTGAATTGAAGAAATACTATGGAAAAGGTGAAAGCCTAGTAAAAGCTTTAGATAATGTAAATTTAGATATAAATGAAGGCGAGTTTACAGCTGTTGTTGGAACTTCAGGTTCAGGTAAGAGTACACTTTTGCATTTGCTAGGAGGATTGGATAGACCAACAGCTGGCAAAGTGTTTATTGATGGTAAGGATATTTATTCAATGAAGGATGATAAGCTTGCTGTATTTAGAAGGAGAAAAATAGGCTTTGTTTTTCAATCCTTTAACTTAATTCCAGTGTTAAATGTATGGGAAAATGTGGTGTTTCCAATAGGGTTAGATGGAAAAGAGGTGGACGAAGTTTATATAGAAGAATTAATGGAGACTTTAGGTATTTATAATAAAAAGAATATGCTCACCAATGCACTGTCAGGAGGACAACAGCAGAGAGTTGCAATAGCAAGAGCTTTATCCACTAAGCCTTCAATTATTTTAGCTGATGAACCTACAGGAAATCTTGATTCTAAAACGGGACAGGAAGTTATGAATCTTCTTAAATTGTCTGTAAAAAAGTATCATCAAACTTTAGTTATGATAACTCATAATGATAAAGTAGCTCAAATGGCTGATAGGGTAATAAGAATAGAAGATGGAAAAATAGTGGGAGGTTTGAGAAATGAATAG
- a CDS encoding sensor histidine kinase — protein MIDYIKKEPLLKRLLTTLVISLFSMCFIFLAIQYYFLEQIHRNQIQLNQNVVGKLVSVYPDKEVEIVKTVINKDDEKFVKTGNETLIKYGYNMDTRAFQDDIFRDSFYKFAKLNIAAFLIMIMLNVILFLKGSKCFEQTLEAFSSNIDKLMDGDYSVNICDEEEGILSRISTQFEQMSRRLKISFESLEKEKENIKSLITDISHQLKTPLASIKMFNSLLLEDGVENLERMEFLNRSKEDIKKLEWLTSSLVKLSRLEAGMINLKKEKVDIKETIFRAVNDVYLKAEEKDIDIRLEESKSIFTFYDCKWTKEAIVNVIENAIKYTKKGGKIKITINKMETCTTIDIKDNGIGIEEEEINNIFKRFYRGKSKVVQASEGSGVGLYLTRKILEEQGGCITVQSQKDIGTTFSLFLQNCYES, from the coding sequence ATGATTGATTATATAAAAAAAGAACCTTTACTAAAAAGGCTGCTTACCACATTAGTAATAAGCTTATTTTCCATGTGTTTCATTTTTTTAGCTATACAGTATTATTTTTTAGAGCAAATCCACAGAAATCAAATTCAGTTAAATCAAAATGTAGTAGGAAAGCTTGTAAGTGTATATCCAGATAAAGAAGTAGAAATAGTAAAAACAGTTATAAATAAAGATGATGAAAAGTTTGTAAAGACAGGAAATGAAACTTTGATAAAATATGGATATAATATGGATACAAGAGCTTTTCAAGATGATATTTTTAGAGATAGTTTTTATAAATTTGCAAAATTAAATATTGCAGCTTTTTTAATTATGATTATGTTAAATGTTATTTTATTTTTGAAAGGAAGCAAATGTTTTGAACAAACATTAGAAGCTTTTTCAAGTAATATAGATAAATTAATGGATGGAGATTACTCAGTAAATATATGTGATGAAGAAGAAGGAATATTGTCAAGAATTTCTACTCAATTTGAGCAAATGTCAAGAAGACTTAAAATAAGCTTTGAGTCCTTAGAAAAAGAAAAGGAAAATATAAAATCTTTAATAACTGATATATCACATCAATTGAAAACCCCTCTAGCATCTATAAAGATGTTCAATTCACTTTTATTAGAAGATGGTGTGGAAAATTTAGAAAGAATGGAATTTTTAAATAGAAGTAAAGAAGATATAAAGAAACTGGAATGGTTAACTAGTTCTTTAGTAAAATTATCGAGACTAGAAGCAGGTATGATTAATTTGAAAAAGGAAAAAGTGGACATAAAAGAAACTATATTTAGAGCAGTTAATGATGTGTATTTAAAGGCGGAAGAAAAGGATATAGACATAAGATTAGAAGAGAGTAAAAGCATTTTTACTTTTTATGATTGTAAATGGACAAAGGAAGCAATTGTTAATGTTATAGAAAATGCAATTAAATACACAAAAAAAGGAGGAAAAATAAAAATTACTATAAATAAAATGGAAACTTGTACAACAATAGACATAAAAGACAATGGAATAGGCATAGAAGAAGAAGAAATTAATAATATTTTTAAGAGATTTTATAGAGGAAAATCGAAAGTAGTACAGGCATCAGAAGGCTCTGGTGTAGGCTTGTATCTTACGAGAAAGATACTGGAAGAACAGGGGGGCTGCATAACGGTTCAATCCCAAAAGGACATAGGAACTACCTTTAGTCTTTTCTTACAAAATTGTTATGAAAGTTGA
- a CDS encoding response regulator transcription factor, whose product MKNILLVEDDESLNRGISFKLNKEGMKVFTAKNLEEGREIFNNTSLDLIILDIGLPDGNGFEFCSEIRKQSGVLIIFLTACDEEVDIVTGLDMGADDYITKPFSFMVLMSRINALLRRNISSSSSKIVSGNIAFYTEEMKVLKDEKQIDLSKTELRLLKYLMINNGQIIKKEQLLNELWDLDGDFVDSNTIAVNIRRLREKIELNPSKPKYIKTVRGIGYIWSEGGVK is encoded by the coding sequence ATGAAGAATATTTTACTTGTGGAAGATGATGAATCCTTAAATAGAGGAATTAGTTTTAAACTGAATAAGGAAGGTATGAAGGTTTTTACTGCTAAAAATTTAGAAGAAGGAAGAGAAATATTTAATAACACATCATTAGATTTGATTATATTAGATATAGGGCTTCCTGATGGAAATGGTTTTGAATTTTGCAGTGAAATAAGAAAGCAAAGTGGAGTTTTAATTATATTTTTAACTGCTTGTGATGAGGAAGTGGATATAGTTACTGGTCTTGACATGGGTGCAGATGATTATATTACAAAACCTTTCAGTTTTATGGTTTTAATGTCAAGGATAAATGCACTTCTTAGAAGAAACATCAGTAGCAGCAGCTCTAAAATTGTTTCGGGGAATATAGCTTTTTATACTGAGGAGATGAAGGTGTTAAAGGATGAAAAACAAATTGATTTAAGCAAAACAGAATTAAGACTTTTAAAATACTTAATGATTAATAATGGACAAATTATCAAGAAGGAACAGCTTTTGAATGAATTATGGGATTTAGATGGAGATTTTGTGGATTCCAATACAATTGCTGTAAATATAAGAAGGCTTAGAGAAAAGATAGAGTTAAATCCTTCGAAACCTAAGTATATTAAAACTGTGAGAGGTATAGGATATATATGGTCTGAGGGGGGTGTGAAATGA
- a CDS encoding DUF445 family protein has product MEFNLIKEILTGSITGYITNALAIKMIFREYGIGKFKVGGMVVRTRNEFIDNVSSLVENDIINFHTLKGELEKDSFKQSIKGFSNDLLKNKIYKNTLNLSLCEIKGFNSTMDKTESYIREHVDENFSNIFEGVCRNVSLKDVLNDKQLESISENVFRYSVNKLNTDDFIEKAIVDFYNENKFLSIEEFLGSKIVECLSESFEDNFSNFNMDLKNNFSTSIDSSFENTIEILKVDEVLNKLQEKISQKTIVDFVKSEDINNFCKCLSCKIEEFLKGNKGKKLIDNFIVELFTVVKSMDKSIYDLLSENAEENIEIFIKDKLQYGVKELILWIQNNKNDIEGLVENALDDTINAIDDDMKKGTLSSLKDKFLSGSASRFGMVSKITEYLDDNVDIDSVSSEITDKIIRYVKEQKLSNVIEMLRENNVFSGETIENFISCSFSNYLNESLQAYVLEISNKKIGDICTLDLVGIFKTYIKKPLLSTIKNKYIYSDNITKLVKNEVIKGLNNINVLKISELINEQTIHENSNSIKKSIVEKLNDNKGYVINLIYKQLASSIGDGNLYNSLNENERKNILNEVVDNILLKANDAIDNLKQVEVKKLCDGINKIENVDGILSNNIELWLNDNLEYVVKGNIKETISKNLSKLKDEELKVAVEEFMGKEMKPITVIGALLGAIAGIGMYFYDKSTAGYSFLTVTIINLIVYGFVGWITNVQAIAMLFRPYTEKRIFGMKIPFTPGVVAARKPKFAKSMSAFVDNSLLDKDSMKYLFNKNQDTIYKKLEERVSENDYKIAVEVLNKYSDTINNISYNYIKEIINKNKEKISNSLARELSNFTPSTGSFSHIEEKIVKEALEKIKESHKVISNSLEEFLKSEKSISEAIPDNFKTSLQNKLNYKVEEELNNLSSYFNEENNFVNHFQGEYDGIVNKPVNEAIDSKYIIKWNEFFDGLIKDKLSSKETEDKVLNFIEAVISKEISSDKKISELFNGLFVKMLGYKFNFIVEGIIGYASKKLTDNEQIIAESASATIEEGLGFFEKLGYSMLGGDAIVADVVSNVINKQFPHFIEDKKVELYQVIANFAGDKVLGSTVSDININIESKEVFNIVSSEECMGVVQSNLMRTSNEMFNSLTEIKIESYLKDISISSIKDLCRVFEEEIKFIDKEMANSINEHKNLIVNEYSNLGYRVFEDLILSRKISDFTGKIETEYVEDIAKNLTNLAFSSSSVQQNLQSFIEVLANSVITEKGINEFFDLKEFNNSILCVIEKLIEDEEIDEELKKSIAHIIEDITKNNLNIVDSDTKKDILSIIIKSGIDAAEDNFSNVIDSIDFRGITEKQINKMNAKEIEDLFNSFAKKYFNRLKLYGFGGAFFGLHWAIGVIAFVIYKASELKDKLKG; this is encoded by the coding sequence ATGGAATTTAATTTAATAAAGGAAATTTTGACAGGTTCAATAACAGGATATATAACTAATGCTTTAGCAATTAAAATGATATTTAGGGAGTATGGAATTGGAAAATTTAAAGTAGGAGGAATGGTAGTAAGGACTAGAAATGAATTTATAGATAATGTGAGTTCATTGGTTGAAAATGATATAATAAATTTTCATACTTTAAAAGGAGAGTTGGAAAAGGATTCTTTTAAGCAGAGTATTAAAGGATTTTCTAATGATTTGTTAAAAAATAAAATTTATAAAAATACTTTAAATTTATCCTTATGTGAAATTAAAGGATTTAATTCTACAATGGATAAAACAGAAAGCTATATAAGAGAACATGTTGATGAAAACTTTTCCAATATATTTGAAGGCGTTTGTAGAAATGTTAGTTTAAAAGATGTATTAAATGATAAACAACTTGAAAGTATAAGTGAAAATGTATTTAGATATTCAGTAAACAAATTAAATACTGATGATTTTATAGAAAAAGCTATAGTAGATTTTTATAATGAAAATAAATTTTTAAGTATTGAAGAGTTTCTTGGAAGCAAAATAGTAGAATGTTTAAGTGAAAGCTTTGAAGATAATTTTAGCAATTTTAATATGGATTTAAAAAATAATTTTAGTACTTCTATAGATAGTTCTTTTGAAAATACAATTGAAATTTTAAAAGTAGATGAAGTTTTAAATAAATTACAAGAAAAAATATCTCAGAAGACAATTGTTGATTTTGTTAAAAGTGAAGATATCAATAATTTTTGCAAGTGTTTAAGTTGTAAAATAGAAGAATTTTTAAAAGGAAATAAAGGGAAAAAATTAATAGATAACTTTATTGTTGAATTGTTTACTGTTGTAAAGTCTATGGATAAATCTATTTATGATTTGCTTTCAGAAAATGCAGAAGAAAATATAGAAATATTTATAAAGGATAAGCTTCAATATGGAGTAAAAGAATTAATACTCTGGATACAAAATAACAAAAATGACATAGAAGGCTTAGTGGAAAATGCATTAGATGATACTATAAATGCTATAGATGATGATATGAAAAAAGGAACCTTAAGTTCACTTAAGGATAAGTTTTTAAGTGGTTCAGCAAGCAGATTTGGTATGGTATCAAAGATAACAGAATATTTAGATGACAATGTGGATATAGATTCTGTAAGCTCAGAAATAACAGATAAAATAATTAGGTATGTTAAAGAACAGAAATTATCCAATGTTATAGAAATGTTAAGAGAAAATAATGTATTTAGTGGAGAAACTATTGAAAATTTCATAAGTTGTAGTTTTAGTAATTATTTAAATGAAAGTTTACAGGCATATGTTTTAGAAATTTCCAATAAAAAAATAGGTGATATTTGTACATTAGATTTAGTGGGTATCTTTAAAACATATATTAAGAAGCCTTTATTAAGTACAATAAAAAATAAATATATATATTCAGATAACATTACTAAATTGGTAAAGAATGAGGTTATTAAAGGGCTAAACAATATTAATGTTTTAAAAATTAGTGAGCTTATAAATGAACAAACCATTCATGAAAATAGCAACAGTATTAAAAAGTCAATAGTAGAAAAGCTAAATGATAATAAAGGATATGTAATAAATTTAATATATAAACAATTGGCAAGTTCAATAGGGGATGGGAATTTATACAATAGTTTAAATGAAAATGAAAGAAAAAATATATTAAATGAAGTTGTAGATAACATATTACTTAAAGCTAATGATGCCATTGACAATTTGAAACAAGTAGAAGTTAAAAAGCTTTGTGACGGTATAAATAAAATAGAAAACGTAGATGGAATTTTAAGTAATAATATTGAATTGTGGTTAAATGACAATCTGGAGTACGTTGTAAAAGGAAATATAAAGGAGACAATTTCAAAAAATTTATCTAAGTTAAAGGATGAAGAACTTAAAGTAGCTGTTGAAGAGTTTATGGGAAAAGAAATGAAGCCAATTACAGTAATTGGTGCACTTCTTGGAGCAATTGCCGGTATAGGCATGTACTTTTATGATAAATCTACAGCAGGTTATAGCTTTTTAACTGTAACTATTATTAATTTAATTGTATATGGATTTGTTGGTTGGATTACAAATGTTCAGGCAATAGCAATGCTTTTTAGACCTTATACTGAAAAAAGAATTTTTGGTATGAAAATACCTTTTACACCTGGTGTAGTGGCTGCAAGAAAACCTAAATTTGCAAAATCCATGAGTGCTTTTGTTGATAATAGCTTATTGGATAAAGACAGTATGAAGTATTTATTCAATAAAAATCAGGATACTATTTACAAAAAACTTGAAGAAAGGGTTTCTGAAAATGATTATAAAATAGCTGTAGAGGTTTTAAATAAATATTCAGACACCATAAATAATATAAGTTACAATTATATTAAAGAGATTATTAATAAAAATAAAGAAAAAATTTCAAATTCGCTAGCAAGAGAATTAAGTAATTTTACTCCTTCTACAGGTTCTTTTTCTCATATTGAAGAAAAAATAGTAAAGGAAGCTTTAGAAAAAATAAAGGAATCTCATAAAGTAATAAGCAACAGCTTAGAAGAATTTTTAAAATCAGAAAAGAGTATTTCAGAAGCAATTCCAGATAATTTTAAAACATCATTACAAAACAAATTAAACTACAAGGTTGAAGAAGAATTAAATAATTTATCAAGTTATTTTAATGAAGAAAATAATTTTGTGAATCATTTTCAAGGTGAATACGATGGAATAGTAAATAAGCCGGTTAATGAAGCAATAGACTCTAAATATATAATAAAGTGGAATGAGTTTTTTGATGGATTAATAAAGGATAAATTATCTTCTAAGGAAACTGAAGATAAGGTTCTTAATTTTATTGAAGCTGTTATTTCTAAGGAGATTTCTTCTGATAAAAAAATAAGTGAATTATTTAATGGTCTATTTGTAAAGATGTTGGGATATAAATTTAATTTTATAGTGGAAGGTATAATTGGATATGCTTCAAAGAAACTTACAGACAATGAGCAAATTATAGCAGAAAGTGCTTCAGCTACTATTGAAGAAGGTTTAGGTTTCTTTGAAAAGTTAGGATATAGTATGCTAGGTGGAGATGCAATAGTAGCTGATGTAGTTAGCAATGTGATAAATAAACAATTTCCACATTTCATAGAAGATAAAAAGGTTGAATTATATCAAGTAATAGCTAACTTTGCAGGAGATAAAGTTTTAGGCAGTACAGTTTCTGACATAAATATTAATATTGAAAGCAAAGAAGTTTTTAATATTGTAAGTAGTGAAGAATGTATGGGTGTAGTACAAAGTAACTTGATGAGGACTTCAAATGAAATGTTTAATTCTTTAACGGAAATTAAAATAGAAAGTTATTTAAAGGATATATCCATTAGTAGTATAAAAGATTTATGCAGAGTGTTTGAAGAAGAAATTAAATTTATAGATAAAGAAATGGCAAACAGTATAAATGAACACAAGAATTTAATTGTAAATGAATATAGTAATCTTGGTTATAGAGTTTTTGAAGATTTAATTTTATCAAGAAAAATTAGTGATTTTACAGGAAAAATTGAAACTGAATATGTAGAAGATATAGCTAAAAATTTAACCAATTTAGCATTTAGCAGCAGTTCTGTACAACAAAACCTGCAAAGCTTTATAGAAGTATTGGCAAACAGTGTAATAACTGAAAAAGGTATTAATGAATTCTTTGATTTAAAGGAATTTAATAATTCTATATTGTGTGTTATAGAAAAACTTATAGAAGATGAAGAAATTGATGAAGAGCTTAAAAAGTCCATTGCACATATAATCGAAGATATTACAAAAAACAATTTAAATATTGTAGATAGTGATACTAAAAAGGATATACTTAGCATAATAATTAAATCAGGTATAGATGCAGCAGAAGATAACTTTTCAAATGTAATTGATAGTATTGATTTTAGAGGAATTACAGAAAAACAAATAAACAAAATGAATGCTAAGGAAATAGAAGATTTATTTAATTCCTTTGCTAAAAAGTATTTTAATAGGCTTAAATTATATGGCTTTGGTGGAGCATTCTTTGGATTACACTGGGCTATAGGAGTTATTGCTTTTGTGATATATAAAGCTTCAGAATTAAAAGATAAATTAAAAGGCTAA